In the genome of Tripterygium wilfordii isolate XIE 37 chromosome 19, ASM1340144v1, whole genome shotgun sequence, one region contains:
- the LOC119985953 gene encoding general transcription factor IIH subunit 2, whose translation MNNNDKAKQLNGETEEDDDDEIDQEEGLDAWEKAYVDDRSWESLQEDESGLLRPIDNAVIQHAQYRRRRLRSLSSFSAARIQKGLIRFLYIIIDLSRAASATDFRPSRMVTVARNVEAFIREFFDQNPLSQIGLVTIKDGVAHSLTDLGGSPESHVKALMGKLECSGDSSLQNALDLVHGYLNPIPSYGHREVLILYSALSTCDPGDIMETIQQCKQSKLRCSVIGLGAEMFICKHLCQETGGSYSVALDESHLKELIMEHAPPPPAIAEFAIANLIKMGFPQRAAEGSISICSCHKEAKVGEGYICPRCKARVCELPTECRICGLTLVSSPHLARSYHHLFPIAPFDEISSSRQFDPKLKGQRSCFGCQQSLLNPGNKPGPCVTCPQCKQYFCLDCDIYIHESLHNCPGCESFKHK comes from the exons ATGAACAACAACGATAAAGCAAAACAGTTGAATGGTGaaacagaagaagatgatgacgaCGAAATTGATCAAGAAGAAGGGCTTGATGCTTGGGAGAAAGCTTACGTGGACGACCGATCTTGGGAGTCTCTCCAAGAGGACGAGTCTGGGCTTCTACGCCCCATTGACAACGCCGTCATTCAACATGCCCAGTATCGCCGCCGTCGCCTCCGCtccctttcttccttttctgctGCTCGTATCCAGAAGGGCCTCATTCGATTTCTCTACATTATTATCGATCTTTCCAGG GCAGCTTCAGCGACTGATTTTCGACCAAGTCGAATGGTAACTGTTGCAAGAAATGTTGAGGCTTTCATCAGGGAGTTCTTTGACCAGAATCCATTGAGTCAAATTGGTTTGGTCACTATTAAAGATGGTGTTGCTCATTCCTTGACAGATCTTGGTGGCTCTCCCGAGTCCCATGTCAAAGCCTTAATGGGTAAGCTGGAATGCTCAGGCGATTCCTCCCTGCAGAATGCCCTCGATCTAGTTCATGGATATCTCAATCCAATCCCTTCATATGGTCATCGTGAAGTTCTGATTTTATATTCAGCTCTCAGTACTTGTGATCCTGGAGATATAATGGAGACAATCCAGCAATGTAAGCAGTCTAAATTAAGGTGTTCAGTTATTGGCCTTGGTGCTGAAATGTTCATATGCAAGCATCTCTGCCAGGAAACAGGTGGATCATACTCTGTTGCATTGGATGAG TCCCATCTGAAAGAGTTGATCATGGAGCATGCACCTCCACCTCCCGCAATTGCAGAATTTGCAATTGCTAATTTGATCAAGATGGGTTTCCCACAAAGAGCAGCAGAGGGTTCTATTTCTATATGCTCATGCCATAAGGAAGCTAAGGTTGGAGAGGGGTACATTTGTCCAAGATGCAAAGCACGTGTATGTGAACTTCCGACTGAATGTCGAATTTGTGGGTTGACACTTGTTTCTTCACCTCATTTGGCAAGGTCGTATCATCATTTGTTTCCTATAGCACCATTTGATGAAATTTCTTCGTCACGACAATTTGACCCAAAGCTAAAAGGACAGAGAAGTTGTTTTGGTTGCCAACAAAGCCTTCTCAATCCTG GAAACAAACCTGGTCCTTGTGTCACTTGCCCGCAATGCAAACAGTACTTTTGCCTCGATTGTGACATCTATATTCATGAAAGCTTGCACAACTGCCCAGGCTGCGAGAGCTTCAAGCACAAATAA